The window ACTTTACTGACTTAGTAAAAGTTCCCATTTTGGGTTGacctcttgactgattttactGCAATGTTTTATATCGTTTcatattgtgttgtgttgtctgattgtttaactttcttttgattttgattttagggtgatgttgtccttgtatgtgttgtcttctgtgtgctgcaaaaacaaaattcccccatgtgggacaataaagaatctgaatgtGTAGACTCTACcttgttcttctctctcttctgaatGAAGCAAAGAGCCTTGATCCCCAAGACAGCAGAGCTGATGACCACACAGAACTCCAGGACGGACAGAACAATCAGCACGGCGTTGATGCTTCTCAAAAGCATCTGATGGGACACAAAAGAAACAGTGACGCGTTTAAAAGCTGTGAATATCTGTAGGAAGCTTCTGACAAACTAATTTTGAGAGTTTCTTCATAGTCAACTTGTTTTAAGTCTGTATAATAATCAGCAGCAGTTAACTTTGAAGACAAAATGTTTCAGTAAAATAATCACAGCCGTCTCATttctacggtggctgggaagtgcaaaacactttaacaaagcttgagacaaatttacattttataaaacaaaattacaaaacccaCAACACTTTTAtcaaggacaaaacaaatttacaagatgtgaaacacttttacacgcgctgagacaaatttacaattTTACAGAACCTTGACAGAAAGGTAAGTGACCCGGAAGTGAATATCTGGTCCTTCTGTCTCATTGGTGTCCTTTAAAAGTTCAAGAGATCGTCCACACGAAAAGCAAAACTGACTAATCTGGCTCAAATGAGTTCCACAAAACAGGCAAAAACATCTTTCCATCACCACAAACTCTCTATCACTCCAAATCATTGTCTGCCAAGTCTTctcaccaaaacaaacaaaatgacccctcactcaatcacttccTGGTTACTTCCGGCATTTGGTACGTTCCCTTTCCGTTAAGATTCTGTAaattgtaaatttgtttggggactggtaaaagtgtttcacactttgtaattttgtttcacacttcccagccaccgtttGTTTCCATTCCTCAGCGACACACAGCTTGTATTGTCATCGGTCAGATAACATTTCCCCCACACATACATACCAGAGTTATTTCTTTGGCCTCCAAGCATTTAGTCTGATCAGGAGATAAAGTTGTTGAAGTGTGTCGGTTGTAATCATAATCGTAATAATGATGATTTTCACACATCCACCACAACCAAATGTGTGCAATGTTGATGCTGTAGAGCACGATGGCTGCAATGGAGAAAACAACTCCTGAGAGATTCAGAATCACGTTGAGGATAACCTGTAGAAGAAAAATCTCAATGTATGAACAACCACACATGATGAATGTACAAACTCCTCCTATTTCATGGTCTATATATGAAGACAGATTAAAAGTTGGCGACTCAATGAAAGCTAACAGGAGGATTTTATAAAGCTGGTTTACTCACCAGGCAGGGACTTGGACGCTTCTCAGACACGATGCTCACGacaccaaataaaataaactaaagagagaagagacaaaaacatttaaacttccATTCTTTCACACCACCTCTGATACCCATAAGTCATTACTAATATCTTCTACTTTACTGTAATATTAGTCAATCCAAAGATGCAAGGGGAACACTCGAGGAAGCATGTTGttcatttcaatgttttatATGCATTCAACTTTTAAGTCAATCATCTGAACAATCCTGGTGTCACCTTGTCCTCTGATCTTAAAGGTTCTTCTTGTCCTGCATGCTACAAATCACTTTGTCAGAATTGGACGATATGACAGTGTTCACAAGCATTCAAAAAGCTCCACAGAAGTAGTTTAGTCTTCTTGCTGATGGTCTGATTTTCTTTCATAGATCATATAGTTCTCAGTTTTAAACTGTACCaactactttatttatttatacatgtttaagatttattttggggctttttgcatttatttgatggaacagtggatagagtagtaAACAGGGGGAGAGAgtcgggaatgacatgcgggaaaggagcaacaggtcggacCGGAACacgggctgcctgcttggaggactgtcTCCTTACATGAGGCGCAGATAGCCTAGCTGTTTGGTTGCTCCCCATGTAAGGAGGATACAGCTTCTTTCACCATCTGCTTTCAACAGGTTTAAGATTCAGGATTCATCTCTCAGATAGTAAAACAACTCTCCATACTTTGACCTTTACTCGAGGTTGGAGACGGGGTCGATTGACTGGCCAAAGGATGTAGTGTTTGTTTATCTCAGGCACTTGTAGCTTatagctaaatgctaatgtcagCATGCCAACGCGCTCACAGTTACATTGCAAAGCAGGTCCTGTCCTGTAGGAAGAAAACCGGCAGCTGAATCTCCAACAGAGCAGCCCCAATAAAGttactttaactttactttagTTTTGTAAGGGCTTTGGGATGCacatatttaaatacacacaaaaaaacaacaacataaaaaacaagtaGTGAGTTTGCTTACCAGTCCTCCCATCCAAAAGGGAAACTTGGACTCATCCATTTGCCACCGAGAGCCAGACCCAGAGCAGAGGATCGCTGCGAGGCCGATGTTCAGCAAACCAATCATGATTTGCAGAGCCTGATGGGGGAGCAAACACAGTATGAGCGCCACACACCTGtacagtttaaaagtagttaCCAGGTGTCAAGATTAAAGTCATCTGGAGAACAACACggaggggggggcagagaaTCCTGTTAGAGGACCTCTGTCTCATAGTTTCATTGTTTACTCAATGTTCCTATCATATATAAAACAGAACATTACCTGAAGACCTGAGACAGGTACAGAGCCCAGACAGTGTCATGAAAACACTCTGCAAATGAGACTTTGTCCTCATAGCTCTTTTCAgacgttttttttaactcagctCAGCGGTCATCACAGTTTTATACATTTGTATTGATTCTGTGACAGCGTAAtgttggtgtcccagtctgagAATTCACATTGCTTttcagcgggagctccacatatacacacagtcaaacatgcacgcacacacagcgctgtgctccccTGCTGGCTCCGCTGAAACCGGctcgcctctgttactaccactAAAGACGGTGGGATCACTTCATCCCCCCATTACACTCCGCAACActcagattgaaggtgaaacgtcacaggggaGTAAATACCGCGGcttgaaacagaaatctgatGAGGGCTTGTGACTTTAATGTGTAGCTTCTGgcatttcaaacacacaattTAGTCAGAATTAAATCAGAACTGAGTGGGTGAAGGAAAACGTATGTGTGTACATTTCATAGAGATACTTCAAACATGAGCTTGTTACTTACCCCCAGGACTGACTGAGATGAGCCCTGGAGCTTCTTCAGATGCTGGGACACAGAGCAGCATATAGGGTTGTAACAAAGGCCTTTGAGGATTTGGCATATTGGAGGTAAAACACTTTGGGGGTCCGAGGTCAAAGTGAGCACAGTGACCCCTTCAGCCTTGGTCATGGTCACAGACATCCTGCCTGCTCCGACAGACTGAAAACACAAGAGAGTAACTGCACAATCAGTTTGCTGTTTCTTAttctttaagttttaaaatAGTTACAAGCTGAATCTAAATGTCAAAGTAGTCCTCATAATCAGTTTTGCTGACTGACTGACCTTTTCTTTTGGCTGACATTTATTGTCTCTTCTATTCCCTCTGACCAAAGTTTCACACAGTCAGTGAACTTTTTACACTTTGTCATTGAACCTTGAAGTGATTTTATGAACCTGTAAGTTCTTAGTCTGTGTTCTTAGAGCAGTGATTATCAACTGTAATCTGTAACCCCATAATATAAATTATCTCGGGTGATTAgacaataaacataaaaataaaatcccaaTGCTGAAATACTCGCATTGTGCTTGAAAGCGGACAGGCGTGTAAGCAAGAAAAAAGCTGACTCTTGTACAAATGTAGTTGATGACCCCTGCCTTAGAGGAACTACTGGAAACTTTAGGTTTCAGTACAGATTTAAAGACGGCATACAACAGCCCCGTTACCCCTCTGAAACATTGTGTCTGCTGAATGAAtttaggctcacagtttgctcgCTCTGTGTCTCTCTACAAAAGTAGTGTGGGAGGCaaagccttcagtcatcagacTCCTCTCCTGTGGAAATATCGTCCAGTTTGTGTCAGAGACGCAGACATCATGTCTTacttttaatcatttaattcTGTATTTGCTGACAAACTGCCTGCACACACTTGATCAAATGTAAGCGCTGGATTTgtacagctctctataatgtgaCTGCCCCCAGCAAAGTGTGTTTACATTCAGTTATTCTCTCTTTGTTcaatttgttcattttattttttctttatttgagaCGCTAGAAGTAATGTGAAGCTAAATTCTGAatctgaatatatatatttatttcttttctttctttctttcttttttttttacatttgttgcGGTTTAattacttttacatttattcTTCTTATTATTTGCTTTGTTAATCCAATAGAAGATAAATCTAGAAAACACTGTTAGATTTTACTTTACAAACCTTTTCAACACAAAGTCCCAGCTGAgcagtttggttttttttttaactgcgaacatatttttcacaacacaaaaaaaagagcaaatcgTTTCACTCAGGCCTAAAACTATTGTTCTCGATGTAATTTTATGACTGCAATCTGATAAAACGCGGAAGAAAGTAACATATATAGATGTTATCATCCTCATTCTCCAAAAAAGAGTAAGTTATTACAGTCTATCTGTGCTAAGGAGGCATAAGAAACACTTAAAGGCATTTTTATACTCACATAAAAGTTGTTTTGGGAATAAACTCAAAATTGAGGAAGAGGAAATGTATTTACTTTTATCAGGTACACAAGACACACCTACGCATTATCCCATGATATCTTATTCTAACTAGAGTGCTGCTGTCTCAGTAGCGTTGTGCTCAGTGCTGCCGCTGGCGGTCGGAGGCTGTACTGCACTAGCATATCGTATTATTTTAATTCAGACCTTTAATATATTTAAGGCACAAACGGTGTTCATTGGAAAAACAGCTTGTTACATTGCTTTGGCAAaaatcacaatgtttttttaagcgaTTCTACATCATTGTTGTTGTAATGTGGCGTCCAGCCACGAGGGGCAGCACTGAGCGGATACGCCAGCAGGGAGGGAGATAAACTAATCATTTCCCTGAAGTACATCCCCCATCTGGGAAGTTCACTGCTGAGCCACATTAACCGAGTCACTATTTACCATCTATAGTTCCAATATACTCTTTGGTGAAGTGTCTCGTatattgtgctgctgcctttcTTGGCCCGGACGGAAAACAGGTCAAATGGTCAAAAATGTAGAAACGGAGAAATGTCTAAACATGAACACCAGGTGGCGTCAATCACCCGATTCAGCCTGAACCCTGCCGgaaaacaccacagaagaagaagcagcagaagaGCTACTGGCAACTATGGCGGAGAAAAGCAGCGCGGACAGCAGCGGCGATGCTattaaagatgaaaatgtgGCCTCTGAAGGATCTATGATCGTGGTCACCGTCAAAACCCCGAATGGAAAAGAGGACATCACAATTTCAGGGGATTCTTCTGTCGCCCAGGTGAGTTTACTGACGTTTCACATCCGTGCGGGCCGATATGATGCTAGCATGACAAAGCGTCCTCTTAgctaaaaggttttttttttttttaaatgttgtctgTGACTTTCATCCTCACGGGTGTTCACGTGTTGGCTGCCACATGTCACATGTTTGCCCATTTAGATTCAAAGCTGTCCTAAAAACTGTGATTACTGAAATGGCAGCAAAGGTAGACGTGGTGTAACGGTGTAAAGAGCGACCCTGTCAAATGGTACCTGTCAGAGGAAAGCGTtaagaaatgtcaaaaaaactgtttgtgtaTAAATGACTAAACTTAcctcttttatctttttaatgtctcttttgtGAGACacatgtcatgtttgtgtgtttacagtcgTTAAACTATTACAACCACGGAAACTCGTCGGTTAACAGGGTCACTGGTTACACCGTAACACCGGTCGGGATCGGTTAACCAACATTACTAAACACATTTTAGTGCCTTTTTCTTGTGACCTTTGTACACTGTTAACAAATGGCCAAACTAAGAAACGTCATTGTGGATTAACTTGGTCAATATGTTCAGGGGGCTTTGACCCTTTTGATGTCCTCTGTTAATGACACTTTCACTGTGTTTGCATAGACACTAAAAAACCACTGTCTCCTACTGCTTTTGAATAATTACTACgagtttaaagaggacatattatctgCTATCTATCTATTAActgctgtggtcaaaatataacatgaatcaagcaccagaggaggtttgtgagcctgtataaaccagctctctcagaatgctccgttttggtgtgtgtctctttaaatgcaatgaccccccccccctcccctgagttttcccccgAAGACATCACTCCTATAAAATGGCAGACAtacgcaaaagttttgctctaggctgggggtggagataccaggggaggggaggggatt is drawn from Labrus bergylta chromosome 8, fLabBer1.1, whole genome shotgun sequence and contains these coding sequences:
- the LOC109992009 gene encoding membrane-spanning 4-domains subfamily A member 6C, whose product is MSVTMTKAEGVTVLTLTSDPQSVLPPICQILKGLCYNPICCSVSQHLKKLQGSSQSVLGALQIMIGLLNIGLAAILCSGSGSRWQMDESKFPFWMGGLFILFGVVSIVSEKRPSPCLVILNVILNLSGVVFSIAAIVLYSINIAHIWLWWMCENHHYYDYDYNRHTSTTLSPDQTKCLEAKEITLMLLRSINAVLIVLSVLEFCVVISSAVLGIKALCFIQKREKNKSPEDPQLYKPLLEEVTSNPAA